The sequence below is a genomic window from Halomonas halophila.
TCGGGGATTGATGGGGTAGAGAGCGCGACCACGGCCGGTGAGGCCCTGCACGCCCTTGCGTAGCCGGCGGCGCAGCAGAAACTCCGCGGCCTGGGCATTGTTCTCGAGTCCTTCCTGATGACGTACCTGATCGAGCAGCTCCTCCATCTGGTCATCGATGGGCAAGGTTTCCTCGGGCATGGGGACTCCTTGGGGACCTCAAAAAGGCCTGGGTTTACCCCGCGCTCGGGGCAACACTGGGGGTATCGAATTCATCGAGCCCAAGCGTTTCCAGCGCTTCCTTCAGCACCAGTTGGCGCAGCAGGGCGGCACGCTCGATGCCGGTGTAATCGGCCAGGGCGTCGATCAGCCGGGCTTCGTATTCATCGAGGTTGATGGAGCCGTAGCGAGTGCGAACGCGTTTCGGGTCCTGGTACATGGCGGATTTCCTTATGCAGCAGGTCAGGACAAGACAGCGATCAGGCGCGGCCGGCAGCGCCGGCCTCGGCATCCAGCTGGGCGAGCCCCTTGAGGACCAGCAGCCGGGTGGTGGCGGAAAGCGAGCGCTGCTGCTCGGTGGCCAGGGCGTCGAGGCGGTCGCGCTCGTCCTGGGTGACGTGGGTCATCACCGGGCGATTGCAGCCCTTCGGCGCACGCTGGGTGGTGGGGTGAGCGATGGTTTCGGCGGTACTCATCGGTTAGGCTTCCTTAATGGAGTGAAAGACAATTCCGGGCGGTGGCAGCCGGCCGGATCAGCGCCCGTAGAGCCGGATCAGCTTGCGCTGGGTGAAGTGCTCGTCGAGGTAGACGCGCAGATCGCAGAGGGCGTCTTCGATGTCGTGGTTGGGCCGCTGGTCGCGCAGCAGATCGCCGGCCAGCTTGGCCGCCGCCTCGGCGGCGACGCGCTCCTCGAGCGCCTCGAGATCGGCCAGCGGGTTGGCCGCGGCGTCGGTCTCGGTGGCCTGCACCGCCTGGCGGTTGGTCGGCGTGCAGCGGGCGAGCTCGATATCGAGTCCGCGGAACGACACGCGGTGGGGCAGCGCTTGGACGTTGCCGGTAGTAGCAGGGGTGGCCATGGCAGTGACTCCTTTGCGATGTGGATTCAGTTCAACCGAGAGGGATTTCCCCAATGTCTGATCAACTCGTGGTCCATCCCATCAAAGACCCGTCTCGCGCTGCCCATGAGGTGGTTCTGGAGCTTTGCAAAGCAGGTGCCTTTGGCGTTGGCCCTGAGGCACAGGCCATGGGACGTGGCGATGGCGAGAAGCTGGCCGAAGCCATCATTGCGGTTCACGAGAAGCTGGCGGCTCACTACAAGTCGCTGGGGCATGGCTAATTGCGATCAGCCCGTCTCGCAGTGCGGTGGCCAGGTCGGCAGCCGATTGCTTGAGCACGTCGCCCGAGTAGCCTTGCTTCGCCAGCGCACCGATGGCGTCGGCCAGGGTGTTGCTGGCGAGGATCTGCTGACGTGTCGTCAGCTCGCTCGAAGGCTGAGCGTTGCCGGTAGTAGCAGGGGCAGTCATGGCAGTGGCTCCGTTCCTGTGATCGAAATGAATCGTTATAGAGTCTTTCAGGCTGTTATGGACTCAAGAATGAAATCAAATGGATTACCTGTCAAGCGCGGGGATGGCTCCTTATGGATTCAATAGGCGCGCGCCTGCGTGAAGAGCGGGAGCGGCTGGGCCTAACTCAGACCGAGTTGGGCGAAAAAGCCGGGGTTACCAAGAACACCCAGAGGCTCTACGAGAGCGACCAGCGGAGCCCGAAGGCTGACTATCTGGTTGCCGTGGAGCATGTCGGCGTGGATACCCGGTACGTGCTGATGGGCACACATGAAGAAGGGCAGGGTGAAAAGGAGCCGAGGGATCTGCCTGAGCCGGCCAATGAAGATCTCTCGCCCGTGGCCATGTACGACATCGAGGCCGCGGCCGGCGATGGTCGTTCGCTCGAGCGGGAAGAGGTCGAGTCCACCATGTACTTCCCCACCGAGCAGCTCGCCGCCCAGGGCCTCGATCCGGCTCAGGTGGTCGGCGTGAAGGTTCGCGGCGACTCGATGGACGGCACGCTGGCCGACGGCGACTGGGTGCTGGTGGACCGCAGCAGCCGCGACCCGCACCCGGAAGGGGTGTTCCTGTTGCTCGTGCACGGCGAGCGGCGCATCAAGCGCGTGCAGCGCGTCGCCGGCGGCGCCTGGCTGCTGATCAGCGACAACCCGCGCTATGAGAAAGAATTGATCAAGCCGCAGGACATGAAGGACGTGGAGATCCTGGGGCGGTGTGAGATTCGGATTGGGAAAGTACTATAAGATATTTACGCAAGGATGCTTTATGAAGTTAAAAGATATAAAGATTGGTAAGACTGACGCTAAAAATGAGATTCTTCACGGTACTGTTCAAGATTTAGGTTTCTTTGAGCAGTCTTATACTGTTCCTCCTAGTATTTTGTTGGAAAAGTTCTACGAAAAAAAGACGTATTTTGTTTTAGGGTTAAAGGGTACAGGTAAGACTGCCCTTCTTCGCTATATTTCCATGAAGCTTGAAGAAGATGGAGTCTCAAGATCTAAGTTTGTTTTGTTTAAAACAGAATTTGATGAAGAAGATAGGAAAGATCTTTCAAGAGCTGCCAATGTTAACTGTGTAGAGAATCCTGTGGATGGTCA
It includes:
- a CDS encoding XRE family transcriptional regulator — translated: MDSIGARLREERERLGLTQTELGEKAGVTKNTQRLYESDQRSPKADYLVAVEHVGVDTRYVLMGTHEEGQGEKEPRDLPEPANEDLSPVAMYDIEAAAGDGRSLEREEVESTMYFPTEQLAAQGLDPAQVVGVKVRGDSMDGTLADGDWVLVDRSSRDPHPEGVFLLLVHGERRIKRVQRVAGGAWLLISDNPRYEKELIKPQDMKDVEILGRCEIRIGKVL